Genomic segment of Scomber scombrus chromosome 18, fScoSco1.1, whole genome shotgun sequence:
actaacactaactcacatacacacccacacacacactctactcTATGCTGACACGCCTTAAATTGAAGGACAGGAAGTAAAGTCTAACCCCGCTGCAGCTGTCAGGAACACAGCAGCTCTGATGTGTCTAAAGTAAATCTAGCAGCCGATGAGCATgatgtgtatcagtgtgtgtgagtgtgtgtgtgtgtgtgtgtgtgtttacgctCTCTGTCCTCTCACAACTGCAGCCAGTCTCAAACAGCTTCATCCTTCAcatgtggagagaaaaaaagaggaacacgCCGTCTGATTGAAAACTGGAATAAAGCAGAAATACACAAACTTAAAGGAAGAGCCTGCTGATCATGTGACCGTGGTGGAGCTGAAGGtcacagtgtgtttgtatgtgccaGAGCTACACTTAACAAAAAACCTGTTTGAACCAATTGAGGCAACCACAAATGTTGTAGAAGTGCTGTCAGGTTCAGTACTTCCTGTCAGCTGCTGCTGGGAGAGACCCAGAgctgctcctctgctgctctttacatttttctctcttagaGGATTTTTAGGggtttttcctctcctttcctgcaagtctgaagaaagaaaatacagtgtGCTGTTGTACACATTATCATTTTTGGGGGATGTAGGCTGccctaaaaaaaacctaacatCATCTGTAGTAAAGAAGCAAGCCTTTAAAACACTTGAGTAACATAACACTACATGTCTCGTCCTCTTGTCATTAAATGTACAGTTACTTCTGATGTTCCATATCATCTGTGATAGTCATCCATCATTCATAGCACCATGGTAACATGTGTGTCACTCATTTAGagttttaatttgaaaagaGATGAGGAGGCTGAGCTGCTGAGAGGACATGAGCAACAACTATTTTACTTAATGATTGTTTCTAGTGTGTTGTGTTAGAAAGTGTGTACTGATCACAGCTGGAATACAGTGAGAATAGATGAGGGATAAGATGGAGTGATGCTGTTAGACTGGCTGAAGAGTGAAATGGCTAAAACGGGTTGTAATTCAGTCTTTTTCAGTGATTAGCTGCCATTAGCATTTAGAATTATAACATTAAGAGCAAAAAGTAGAGTATAACACAGCTGTAGAGACGTGTCCACATGAAAAGTCATGCAGATGTGACAGCTCAATAAAAATCAGGACTTCTGTAACATTTCTATCTACAAACACTGAGGCGTCAGCATGAAGCAGAGAAGACACACGTTCAAACACATCTGAGGAAGCTGAGCGGCGGGACCGTCGAACGTCTgaaacactttgaaaaaacaGGCTGTCAGACGCCTGCTGTAATATCATCTGCAAAATattgaaatgaatagaaataaCACTCAGTCATACATACACATCTGTGTGGAGTTACATCAGCTGATAGAGAAGGAGGGTGAAGTGGGTGTGAGaggatacaatatgatacattaGACTttttagaaatagaaaaaaaaaaaaaagtgttaagaGGACAATGTGAACTGTACACAAAGCTGTACACAGTGAGAGCAGAGGCCGCTCAGTTTCATTAGTAACATACAGGCTGGCTTTATcccttttgtttttcactcgGGATGTGTGGACAGGGAGAGACGGACAGCTGTAACAGGTacctttcagaataaaagcgAGCCCGGCAGttaaagacaggaaggaggaaacaAAAGAAGAGCTTCCCGCATCTTTGTTTATGGTGGAGATGCCAGATACAGGCttaggtgtgtatgtgtatgtgcatgtatgtgtgcgtgtgcatgtgcgtgtgtgcgtgcgtgtgtgtagggCTTCAGTAGAAATGTGTCCATTTTTAACCGGGACCAAATCATCGACACGTTTAACATTAAGGCTATTTTACTGTTTGaactttcattttcagttgCCACATTTAACCGACATGATGCTTACATTAGAGCACACATCTGCATCTCTACTgactttaaccctcacatattgttaagagctgtaaaaacaccatattacacatttctttcagaGGGACtcttcctaatgtgacccacagtgtacaaacatagaaataaaatgcatctttttgtgtgtgtgcagctgatacacatttttatatatgcaaacgTACAAATATGACCtgtttggattttaaaaatgcaaaaatcagcattcaaatgtGCTCAAATATTCTCAaatattctcctggaccataaaacagtgattgtgaatgtcttttaatcatACAGAAAGATTAATcagtcatttattaatgactgattgtGAATTTaagaatgtgaattggtgtgaAGACTAATTgtaagtcagaatatgaacagtatgtaagggttaaattacACTAGAGGACACATCTGCATCTCCAACTTTAAATAACAGCATGTACATTCTGGACTCAGAGGGGATCtgaatgtgttcatgtctgaTTCACCTCAGAGTGCAGCTCTGCCATCGAGCTGTGATCCATGTGGacactgtacatacatatacatttacagTTTACTCTAAGCACACTGCTTTTACTTTGACTGTctgtttgacacacacacagctgtgtcaGCAGCTGCTTTTCATCACTTTCTTAATACTTCCCCACTGCAAAGAGAATTCTCTGATTGTgctaaataaaaaatctgttcAATTTAAAGCAGATTATAGACTCCACTTCCACCTGGGAGTAACATGTGATCTGTATCTGGATCAggacatgataataataataataatactaatgatgatgtgtgtatgtactcTAACACATCTGGCTCTCTACCCATTCACCTGACTCCACCCCTTCAGACTACCGGTCAAACAAATTACAGCTAAGCTCTTACAGTGGCATTCCGCTTCCTACAGTATAAACTAGGGCTGGGccatatgggcagaatcaagtatcacaatattttttaccaatacctcaatattgatattttgacaatattgtagggatgactattggtgttttttgataaataatcatcagtaatgtggatataatgacgaggtggataaaggcagataataaaacagtctgttaagctcagaaaatgacCATATATCACCATATGACCTTATCCAAAATCGAGGactataaaatatgatgataGATATAATATTGGTATATTGCCCAATCCTGGGAGCTCTGAGCATTAGCAAGTGTATGTTAATGTGGCTTCccttgtgataaaaaaaaagtagcttgcCAGAGCTTTGACCTGTCACATGACCCTCATATACCTACTTACAAGTCTACTTTACTTACTGAGATCCAGATTCTATATATTGACAATGCTTATTAATAGCAGGAGTAAAAAGACAAATTTCTGTGATCAGCTGTCATTATCCAAACCACATATCCAGATACACATCACATGTCAGGGACAGCTGGAGATTGTGTCATGAGCTCATTTTGTtcagagctggaaatgtgctttagaagcaccccccccccccccccgtctctACAGAGAAAAGACGCCGTGAAATCATGTGTCAAGTGACATCGAGGGATAGGGAAAGGCTTCCGAATTGCCAAGAACTGAAAGTGGTTCACGATGCGCCCTGAGAAACAGCTAAATACCACGTGTCACTCATAGCCCCCCCCCCATTAGTTTTTTGCAGCATGCTGTTTAGTTTAATAAGtggtttatgtgtttgtgtctgtgctctCACCCCATACAcatcccctcccctcctcccctccatcccctttAATTAACCGTAACAGAGTCCATCAGCAGTCACAAATTGTGTAAACCCCTATAAAATataagttaaagaaaaaaaatgcatagtacataaattcatatattagaaaaaaaagaaacaaaattatTAGGAAACTAGAATTAAGTGGACTTCAAGAACAGGAATtcctatctgtgtgtgtgtgtgtgtgtgtgtgtgtgtgtgtgtgtgtgtgttagcccTGTTCTTTCCTGTTCCAACTGCTCTCAGAGGAAATCCCCACCCCAGCGATGTCATCACCGAGCGCCGGCAGAGAGCGAGATGCAAAAACCAAAAGacgaaaaaaaaacaaaaaactaaacacaaaagCAGCTCTGAAGAGGAAGGCAGAACCTGGCAACGTtcgggggtggggtgggggggtgggggcacTGTTAATCAGGGACCCTCCACCCCCCGCCTCTCCCTCCGTAGCAACACAGTGGTCAGAGCAGCATAGGAAAAGAAGGACAGTGTGTGAATTAGAGCGACACGTAGGGAGGAAATACCATGAAAAGATCTCGGGGGATGTCCACTGGAGAGTGTGTGGACAGGGTGGGGGGGcgtggggtgggaggggggttAGAGGTCATTTACAGTGGTTTGAAGGGTCACGGGGAGATCGGGAGCTCTGAGCCAAAAAGGAGGCTGTTGTAAGTCACAGTGAACAAGCTCAATAAGGCAGAGAGCAAGCGTGGTGGGGGGGGGTgtaggggggaggggggaatgGCGGTAGTAGTGGTAGCTTTAATACAAAGTCAAAGTTCAAAATGTGAGGAGTGGTTCAAAGTCGAGGAAGAAGGGGCGTGGACTGATGGGTGGAGGGACCCCACCTGCTCTACCGGCAGGGTGGGTGGGGTaaggagaacaaaaaaaaaaaaaaaaggcacctTGACACCCACTTTCTGTCAGCCTCCACCCAACCACTCAGGGCGTGGACTGACGGGTGGAGGGACCCCACCTGCTCTACCGGCAGGGTGGGTGGGGTaaggagaacaaaaaaaaaaaaaaaggcacctTGACACCCACTTTCTGTCAGCCTCCACCCAACCACTCAGGGCGCGGACTGACGGGTGGAGGGACCCCACCTGCTCTACTGGCAGGGTGGGTGGggtaaggaaaaaaaaaagaaaaaaggcaccTTGACACCCACTTTCCGTCAGCCTCCACCCAACCACTCAGGGCGTGGACTGACGGGTGGAGGGACCCCACCTGCTCTACTGGCAGGGTGGGTGGggtaaggagaaaaaaaaaaaaaaggcacctTGACTCCCACTTTCTGTCAGCCTCCACCCAACCACTcgcccctccctcctctttctcctcatcctcttcctcctcctcactgcagCATGAGCTGCTTGAGGTTGTCGTGCAGGATGGTGTCCTTGACGTCACGGAACACCAGCCGGATGTTCTCAGTGTTGATGGCGGTGGTGAAGTGGTGGTACAGcggcttctgctgctgctcgcGCCGCTTCTTACGGAAGCAATCCACCAGGAAGCGCTGGACGTCCGCCAGGCTCGTGGGGTCGCCCGAGAACTCGGGGAAGTAGTCTTTGATGGACACCTGCTTCACTTTCTCCTCCAGCAGGTCCGTCTTGTTCAGGAACAGGATGATGGAGACGTTGCTGAACACCCGGTTGTTGACGATGGTCTCGAAGATGTTGAGGGACTCGCTCAGCCGGTTGGTCTGCCGGTCCTCCATCAGCACCTGCAGACagcacaatacacacacacacacacgtttaacacacacagctgattgtGAGTGGAGGATTTGTTTCACATAGCACAGCTGTGTCACAACTGTCTTGTCGCCCCTTTTTAAAACCCTGAAACGCTTCCAGAACATTTATGAAGGATACTTTTATTTTCAGCTCTTCACCTGTTCATATCACATAATCATATCTTTACATGAATCTCATTCCCCATCATAACTCTTGCACTTCACCAACAACAGCCtccatcagcatcagcatcagcaaaCACAAGCAGCCAATCATAGCTATTGCAGTGTACATGTGATTCCTCTGTAGCCCCCGACGTGCAGTCACATCTTTGAGGAAGCGTCTCGTGTGGCACAGCTACGAAGCCTACGGACGACGTTGCCGCGGTAACAGTGTACAGCCCTTAATGCAGAAGTATAAAAATGAGGCTTCAAGAAACGGGAACTTCTCCTGAGTTTCAACCAGAGGAAAGAGACTAAATTTAGCAGCTCGGCCTCAGTGTGCATCTCACAGTAGTTGTTCAGAGGATGTCGGGAACACAAACATGAAGGCAAAGAAGAGACTCTGACAGCAGGACAGGGCTGTAGTGGAATATAGAAGTGTTTTCATGCTTCAGGTTCCtggataccacacacacactgaaaacatgttCCAGGTACTTTGAGAGGCTGCTCAAGTAGACGTTTCTCCACTGTAATATAAACACCACTTATTCTATTGTTGACTGCCTCTAAAGCACTTCCTTCACTCGTCTACAAACAAACGGCCACAGAAATGACGACTGCAGCGTTTAATGACGTACATTTGAGTTAATGGAAACTCCACATGACCTATTAAGTTCCCACAGAGGAAAAGGCCTCCTACTTCCTCATTTTGTCCCTTAGTTTCTGGGACCGTTTTGGACAAATGTGAaatttaatgtgagtttaataACTGGTCCGACTCACCTGGTCGTATTCAGACGAGGAGACTAGGAAGAGGATGGAAGTGACCGAGTCGAAGCATTCGAACCAGCGCCGCCTCTCCGAGCGCTGGCCGCCCACGTCCACCATCTTGAAGGGAACGTTCTTGATCTCGAAGTCGTACTCGTGGATGCCCTTGGTGGGTTTTCTGGCCAGGAGGATGTCCTGTTGGCTGGGGATGTAGCcctagaaaacaaaacacaccatTGCATTCATACATACAGCATTCTGCAAGGTTCATGCAGTTTATTAAAGTTATCCAAAATCTGTGGAAACATCTGCAGAATTAATAAGACTGCTTTAAATCctgttgatacattttaaagcctCAAATTCTGACAAGTTGTAAAactaagagaaagaaaagcagaactGCCTTTTTCCAGATCAAAATCacacttctgctgctgctgctgctttgggGACATCCCTGTTTAACACACTACATTCTTCAAATACCTCAGTGCATAAACAAATGTGCAGCTTcaggggagtgtgtgtgtgtgtgtgtgtgtgtgtgtgtgtgtgtgtgtgtgtgtgtgtgtgtgtgtgtgtgtgtgtgtgtgtgtctgtgtgtgtgtgtgttgggtagTTATCCTAAGTGTTGACAGGGCTTGGCCAAGTCAAGTGAAACAAGAGAAACTTTACCTATTTGGGACCAAAAACGATTATAACGGTATTTTCTATTGACTGACAAATGTGTGTTCGTGCACGCTCTGGCTCCACCGAGCACAAATTCGTGACATTCCAAAGGTGATGACTCACCACTGACACAGACCACGCTGGCGTGTGcgtgcccacacacacaaacacacttccaAATAACGGATATTTTCCCAAAGATCTGttcttttcatgtgtgtgtgtgtgtgtgtgtgtgtgtgtgtgtgtgtgtgtgtgtgtgtgtgtgtgtgctcgctcTGGACAGGAAAAGAGCAGCAGCTACAGTAACATGACAGGGAGGAAATCCACACAACAGTATCAGAGCAGTGAGTGTTCTCTGGAAAAGCTCTCTTAAATTGAGGAAGGAAGTTTAGGACTGAATGTGTTCACAGTTTAAACGTCTGGGGAaaacacttcaaaataaaagacatgaGTTATGTCGAGTGTAATTTCAGCTGCTTGTGTGTTTACCTTAGAAACCTCCAGACATACAACTACAACTCAGAGCTGTGTATAATATATCTAACAACAGGCTGAGCTCACTGTCACACCTGTAAGTTCTGACTTCTTAGGAGTACACATGAAGTAGTCACATGACCTGACAGGTACCAGTGTTAGTGACTGCCTCATGAGTGGATGTCATAAACAGGAACAGATCGTTAGATAGCAAAAACGCTCATTTACTCTTTCTGGTATGATCGGTGAAAATCCCCAGACAGTTACCATGGTATCCACGGGATCTCGTATTAATACACACAGATGGCTTATAGGGAAATTCACTCCCGTGGCAGCTCATGATCAGCAGATATGTGTTACAGCAGTTTCACTTTTGAGTTGGTGCTCTCacaccacagaggaagagaacCGGTGTGGAAAGCAGGAACAAGACTGCTGAACAGAATGTGAGGGAGAGCTTTCACAACAGACTAACTACAGACTAACTGAGATGGTGTGGAAAACACCACAGTGCAGACAGTGCTGCATACAGATCACAGCAGCTGATGCTCACTCACTTGCAGAAGTAAATTTAAAGCTACATTACTGGAGTTAGaatgtatgtattcatttttactttacattacaATTATAGAGTTTTTTGACCAAATGTGACCAGTTGGACTTCAAAAGGCATTGatgtgcacattaaaaaaaataaataaataaatgtaaagacttttaagagctttttaaaacatatctaaggaaaaatgtataaaattgcTGAgacataataatgcaaaagcaggattttactgttgcaTTGTTGCATTCCTACTAATActaatgtattatatatgtattgtttattgtatatagtatttggacattgtttttattgtatgtagtattttattttatttctttttatcacttttaaagaatactgttgtgtcaattttgaattttcctctagggggatcaataaagttaccctACCTACCTACCCTATATTTTCTGCAAATTCATGTCATAAATTGAACAaactaataatagtaatgataataaaaacagcatcatGGCATGTGCAAAGTTTGGGCACTTTACAGTCAGTACTCTACTAACAGATATCACAGCTTGTAACAGCTGAAAGTCTTTTAACTATTTGTCTACTAGTCTTGTAGTTGTGAAATATTATTGAGATACATGcagatgataatgataatgatcaCACATGATAATATTGATGCAGATGCATGTTACCATCGTGGAATTTGGAATTTTCTCTCATTCTTCTAGTTGTGAAATATTGTTGAGCTGTCTTACATTCTCAGCTCTTTAAAGATCTCACAGATGTTCAGTTCTATTTAAGTGTCATGGGGGTCTGTGAGGGTCTCTTGAGGTGGTCCATGGTGGATTTGGAGGTCTGTTGAGGATCATCATCCTGTAATAGAAACTTCAGCTGTTTTACAGACACTGTGATGTTTGCTTCCAGAATTCACTGATATTTAGTGGAATCTGTAACGTTTCCCAGATCCTCCCCCATGATGAATAGCTGCTTAATGCTGCGTCTTTTTCCTCCTAACATACCTTTACTGATGATGTCTAAAGACTTTCATTTAACCTTCAtcagtctgcagctcttca
This window contains:
- the gna13b gene encoding guanine nucleotide-binding protein subunit alpha-13b, encoding MADFLPSRSVLSVCFPNCLLTSGEAEQMRKSKEIDKCINRDKTYVKRLVKILLLGAGESGKSTFLKQMRIIHGQDFDQKAKEDFRATIYSNVIKGIRVLVDAREKLHIPWGDPSNQLHGDTVMAFDTRAMMAHGHGMVESKVFQYYLPSIRALWADQGLQNAYDRRREFQLGESVKYFLDNLEKLGLSGYIPSQQDILLARKPTKGIHEYDFEIKNVPFKMVDVGGQRSERRRWFECFDSVTSILFLVSSSEYDQVLMEDRQTNRLSESLNIFETIVNNRVFSNVSIILFLNKTDLLEEKVKQVSIKDYFPEFSGDPTSLADVQRFLVDCFRKKRREQQQKPLYHHFTTAINTENIRLVFRDVKDTILHDNLKQLMLQ